The stretch of DNA GTTAAGCCGCCCGCCAAGCTGTCCTTCGAGTCATTCAGATTGCGACTGCCACCGCTCGAATTCTCGATATTATTCACACCAGCCTCAACTACTTGAAACGCGCACACGGGATGCCCACTTACCCACACAAAGTTTACAGCAAAATGCTAGTGCAACAGGTGGGTATCGCACAATTGAGGTCGACTTGCGCAGTCCCAATGAGCTATCCCTCATTCTGGTCTAAGGATGTGTTCCGAACCGTAGCTCTGACCTTCCTCTCGGATGACTTCCACTTTCGCGAATCTCCGCTGTTTAGGGAATCTCTTCATGCTGATTGCTGACAAATCTAACCGTCGATTTCCGCTGTTTCTGCACTTAGGCCTGCTTTTGACCATCGCAGCGAACATCGGTTCACTGACCGGTTGCTCTCAAAGTCAACCGGAATCCAGGTTTTCGGATGATTCGCCCATCGAAATGAGTTCTCCCGATGGCATTGCCATGGAAGCAATTCCAGCGAGGCAAACTTACCGACAAGAGGGTCCTGATCAAACACCGACCGAAATGGTTCGCGAGCAGGCATTTCCACCGGTTGCCTACCAAAGCTCGCCAGCCGAACGCCCCAGTTTCTCAGGCGTCCAGACTTCGGCCCCAATGCGTATCCCGTCGCAGCCAGACGCCTCATCGGGGTTCGCAACCAACTCGAGACAATCCGTTTCGAACAGCTTTGATGCGACGTCACTCTCGCCAACGGCATCAGCATCGAACTCATTTACCAACCCGAATCATGCAAATAATCCTCGATCATCGGCGTCGTCAAATGCGGCAGCACCGGCGATTGCAGCACCAACACTTCCAGCAACAGCGATTGCATCAACCCCAGCAACTTCAACGTTACCGGATCATGTTTCACGATTGCCCGCCGGCAGCGAACGTAACGCAGCGGATGGATTCGCCACGGTTCGAGTGTTTTATGCCACCGATCGAAAACGTGACTCCCTAACGCTTGATGCCATTTCCGTTAGCGGGCAAAAAGAGCCGTTCATCGCTTTGACCGGTTGTTCCATCTTGTTGATCGGCTTTGGCGGGATTGGCTTGCTAACCGGTCGAACTCGCGCACGAACGGCGTCGCTATTGGCGGGCTGCGTCGTCGGCTGCGGTGCAGTAGCGTTTGTTTTGGCAGGTCAAGCAAACATCGAGAAACATGGAGTCACCTATGCGGCCGACCGCGGTTCGCTGGTCCGTGGCATTTGCGATGTGACTGTTCCCGATACACACTCGCGAGGACTTGTTGAGCGTCCGAGCTTGTTGCGTTTAGAGTTCCGCGAAGACCAAAGAGAACACATCGTGTTGACCAGCGCGACCGAACTATCGGCGACTGATTTTCACCATCGCCTCGCCAATACGGTGGACGCGTCTGATCAAAAAGACCTGCTCGTATTCATTCACGGTTACAACGTTGACTTTGAATCGGCGGTGCAAAGAACGGCTCAAATCGCGGTGGACTTGCCCTTCACTGGTACGCCTATCTGTTACTCGTGGCCCAGCCAAGCGACTTTGCTCGGCTATTCCATTGACGAAAACAACGCCGTTTGGACCGTCACTCACTTGAAACAATTTCTGCTCGAACTTGCTAGAGAAAGTGGTGCACGTTCAATTAACGTGGTTGCTCACAGCATGGGTAATCGTGCGATGACCGCAGCGATTCAGCAGATCGACTTCCAACTTGCCGACGACTCGCCCAAAATGTTTGACCGTGTTGTTTTGGCTGCGCCCGATGTGGATGCCGATCACTTCCGACGTGACCTCGCCCCCTCGCTACTGAACACTGCAAGACAAGTCACGCTTTACGCATCTTCAGATGATCAGGCACTGATTGCTTCCAAACAAGTTCACGGTTACCCGCGAGCGGGCGAAAGTGGTCCTCATTTGGTTGTTGTTCCGGGTATTGAAACGATCGATGTCAGCGGCATTGATTTGAGCTTACTCGGGCA from Rubripirellula amarantea encodes:
- a CDS encoding alpha/beta hydrolase, which gives rise to MLIADKSNRRFPLFLHLGLLLTIAANIGSLTGCSQSQPESRFSDDSPIEMSSPDGIAMEAIPARQTYRQEGPDQTPTEMVREQAFPPVAYQSSPAERPSFSGVQTSAPMRIPSQPDASSGFATNSRQSVSNSFDATSLSPTASASNSFTNPNHANNPRSSASSNAAAPAIAAPTLPATAIASTPATSTLPDHVSRLPAGSERNAADGFATVRVFYATDRKRDSLTLDAISVSGQKEPFIALTGCSILLIGFGGIGLLTGRTRARTASLLAGCVVGCGAVAFVLAGQANIEKHGVTYAADRGSLVRGICDVTVPDTHSRGLVERPSLLRLEFREDQREHIVLTSATELSATDFHHRLANTVDASDQKDLLVFIHGYNVDFESAVQRTAQIAVDLPFTGTPICYSWPSQATLLGYSIDENNAVWTVTHLKQFLLELARESGARSINVVAHSMGNRAMTAAIQQIDFQLADDSPKMFDRVVLAAPDVDADHFRRDLAPSLLNTARQVTLYASSDDQALIASKQVHGYPRAGESGPHLVVVPGIETIDVSGIDLSLLGHSYYGDNESMLRDLYEVVGARLPASSREQLIARGIEPMTYWQLAQQPRTTTPAQTAPLNR